Proteins encoded in a region of the Streptomyces sp. NBC_01471 genome:
- a CDS encoding roadblock/LC7 domain-containing protein — MSQAAQNLNWLITNFVDNTPGVSHTVVVSADGLLLAMSEGFPRDRADQLAAVASGLTSLTAGASRIFEGGHVNQTVVEMERGFLFIMSVSDGSSLAVLAHPEADIGLVGYEMALLVDRAGSVLTPDLRAELQGSLLN, encoded by the coding sequence ATGAGCCAGGCGGCGCAGAACCTGAACTGGTTGATCACCAACTTCGTGGACAACACCCCCGGGGTGTCCCACACAGTGGTGGTCTCCGCCGACGGACTTCTGCTGGCGATGTCCGAGGGGTTCCCGCGTGACCGTGCCGACCAGCTGGCGGCCGTGGCCTCCGGGCTGACCTCGCTCACCGCGGGGGCGTCCCGGATCTTCGAGGGCGGTCATGTGAACCAGACCGTCGTGGAGATGGAGCGCGGCTTCCTCTTCATCATGTCCGTCTCCGACGGCTCCTCGCTGGCCGTCCTCGCTCACCCCGAGGCCGACATCGGCCTGGTGGGTTACGAGATGGCCCTTCTGGTGGACCGTGCGGGCAGTGTCCTGACCCCGGATCTCCGTGCCGAACTGCAGGGCAGTCTTCTCAACTAG
- a CDS encoding DUF742 domain-containing protein, translating into MATPPGGHPYYGEQQVPGEFDRNRFDFPSTPGRHGRQHQQPQPPSPYDQPPRIQPVQPSWKPEPDPAPAQDRNPLVRPYAMTGGRTRPRYQLAIEALVSTTAEPSQLQGQLPEHQRICRLCVEIKSVAEISALLTIPLGVARILVADLAEAGLVAIHQPGGDDAVGGQPDVTLLERVLSGLRKL; encoded by the coding sequence GTGGCAACACCCCCAGGCGGTCACCCTTACTACGGTGAGCAGCAGGTTCCGGGAGAGTTCGACCGGAACCGTTTCGACTTTCCCTCCACGCCCGGCAGACACGGCAGGCAGCACCAGCAGCCGCAGCCCCCGTCGCCGTACGACCAGCCGCCGCGCATCCAGCCCGTGCAGCCGAGTTGGAAGCCGGAGCCCGACCCGGCTCCGGCTCAGGACCGCAATCCCCTCGTACGCCCGTACGCCATGACCGGCGGCCGGACCCGGCCGCGTTACCAGCTCGCCATCGAGGCACTGGTCAGCACCACGGCAGAACCGTCACAGCTGCAAGGGCAGTTGCCCGAGCACCAGCGGATCTGCAGGCTCTGTGTCGAGATCAAGTCTGTTGCCGAGATCTCGGCACTTCTTACGATTCCTCTCGGCGTCGCCCGGATCCTCGTCGCCGATCTGGCGGAGGCCGGGCTTGTCGCCATTCATCAGCCCGGCGGCGACGATGCCGTCGGCGGCCAGCCAGACGTGACACTGCTCGAAAGGGTGCTCAGTGGACTTCGCAAGCTCTAG
- a CDS encoding ATP/GTP-binding protein, translated as MDFASSSGGAARSTTSAKIVVAGGFGVGKTTFVGAVSEINPLRTEAVMTSASAGIDDLTHTGDKTTTTVAMDFGRITLDQDLILYLFGTPGQDRFWFMWDDLVRGAIGAVVLVDTRRLADCFPAVDYFENSGLPFVIALNGFDGHQPYTPDEVREALQIGPDTPILTTDARHRADAKSALITLVEHALMARLR; from the coding sequence GTGGACTTCGCAAGCTCTAGCGGCGGTGCAGCCCGCTCCACTACCTCCGCGAAGATCGTGGTGGCAGGGGGCTTCGGCGTGGGTAAGACCACGTTCGTCGGCGCCGTCTCGGAGATCAACCCGCTGCGTACCGAGGCCGTCATGACGTCCGCTTCGGCGGGCATCGACGACCTCACACACACCGGGGACAAGACCACCACCACGGTGGCCATGGACTTCGGACGCATCACGCTCGACCAGGACCTGATCCTCTACCTGTTCGGCACCCCCGGACAGGACCGCTTCTGGTTCATGTGGGACGACCTCGTACGCGGCGCCATCGGAGCCGTCGTGCTGGTGGACACCCGTCGTCTCGCCGACTGTTTCCCGGCGGTGGACTACTTCGAGAACTCGGGACTCCCCTTCGTCATCGCCCTCAACGGCTTCGACGGACACCAGCCCTACACCCCCGACGAAGTACGGGAAGCACTCCAGATCGGCCCCGACACCCCCATCCTCACCACCGACGCACGACACCGCGCGGACGCGAAGAGCGCGCTGATCACGCTGGTCGAGCATGCGCTGATGGCCCGCCTGCGGTAA
- a CDS encoding acyl-CoA carboxylase subunit epsilon, translated as MSTPTAAASLLRVEKGHAEPEELAAITAILLARAGNRPEAPVHTPRTTAGWRRLERTPGFRAAHSWQG; from the coding sequence TTGAGTACTCCCACCGCCGCAGCATCCCTGCTCCGTGTCGAGAAGGGCCACGCGGAGCCGGAGGAGCTGGCAGCGATCACCGCGATCCTGCTGGCCCGCGCCGGCAACCGCCCCGAGGCACCGGTGCACACGCCCCGCACCACGGCCGGCTGGCGCCGCCTGGAGCGCACCCCGGGCTTCCGGGCCGCGCACTCCTGGCAGGGCTGA
- a CDS encoding acyl-CoA carboxylase subunit beta, producing MTVLDETAGEPTDARGRVAELLALREQARRGPSERATEAQHAKGKLTARERIELLVDPGSFKEVEQLRRHRATGFGLEAKKPYTDGVITGWGTVEGRTVFVYAHDFRIFGGALGEAHATKIHKIMDMAISAGAPLVSLNDGAGARIQEGVSALAGYGGIFQRNTRASGVIPQISVMLGPCAGGAAYSPALTDFVFMVRETSQMFITGPDVVRAVTGEEITQNGLGGADVHAETSGVAHFAYDDEETCIAEVRYLISMLPSNNRENPPSHPSEDPAERRSDVLLDLVPADGNRPYDMHKVIEELVDDGDFLEVHERWARNIICALARMDGQVVGIVANQPQALAGVLDIEASEKAARFVQMCDAFNIPIITLLDVPGFLPGVDQEHGGIIRHGAKLLYAYCNATVPRISLILRKAYGGAYIVMDSQSIGADLTYAWPTNEIAVMGAEGAANVIFRKQIADAEDPDAMRARMVKEYKAELMHPYYAAERGLVDDVIDPAETREVLIASLAMLRTKHADLPSRKHGNPPQ from the coding sequence ATGACCGTTTTGGACGAGACCGCGGGCGAGCCCACCGACGCACGTGGACGGGTGGCCGAGCTGCTGGCGCTGCGCGAGCAGGCCAGGCGCGGGCCCAGTGAGCGAGCGACCGAGGCCCAGCACGCGAAGGGCAAGCTGACCGCGCGCGAGCGCATCGAGCTGCTGGTGGACCCGGGCTCGTTCAAGGAGGTCGAGCAGCTGCGCCGGCACCGGGCGACCGGCTTCGGCCTGGAGGCGAAGAAGCCGTACACCGATGGTGTGATCACCGGCTGGGGCACGGTCGAGGGCCGCACTGTCTTCGTCTACGCACACGACTTCCGGATCTTCGGCGGCGCGCTGGGCGAGGCCCACGCGACGAAGATCCACAAGATCATGGACATGGCCATCTCGGCCGGTGCCCCGCTGGTGTCGCTGAACGACGGCGCGGGTGCCCGGATCCAGGAGGGCGTCTCGGCGCTCGCCGGGTACGGCGGGATCTTCCAGCGCAACACCCGCGCCTCCGGTGTCATCCCGCAGATCAGCGTGATGCTCGGCCCGTGCGCGGGCGGCGCGGCCTACAGCCCGGCGCTCACCGACTTCGTGTTCATGGTCCGCGAGACCTCGCAGATGTTCATCACGGGTCCGGACGTGGTGCGTGCGGTGACGGGTGAGGAGATCACCCAGAACGGGCTCGGCGGCGCCGACGTGCACGCCGAGACCTCGGGCGTCGCGCACTTCGCGTACGACGACGAGGAGACCTGCATCGCCGAGGTCCGCTACCTGATCTCGATGCTGCCCTCCAACAACCGGGAGAACCCGCCCTCGCACCCCAGCGAGGACCCGGCCGAGCGCCGCTCGGACGTGCTGCTCGACCTGGTACCGGCGGACGGCAACCGCCCCTACGACATGCACAAGGTGATCGAGGAGCTCGTCGACGACGGCGACTTCCTGGAGGTCCACGAGCGCTGGGCGCGCAACATCATCTGCGCGCTGGCCCGGATGGACGGCCAGGTCGTGGGCATCGTCGCGAACCAGCCGCAGGCCCTGGCCGGTGTGCTGGACATCGAAGCCTCCGAGAAGGCCGCCCGCTTCGTCCAGATGTGCGACGCGTTCAACATCCCCATCATCACGCTGCTGGACGTGCCCGGGTTCCTGCCGGGTGTGGACCAGGAGCACGGCGGGATCATCCGCCACGGCGCGAAGCTGCTGTACGCGTACTGCAACGCGACCGTCCCGCGGATCTCGCTGATCCTGCGCAAGGCCTACGGGGGTGCTTACATCGTCATGGACTCCCAGTCGATCGGCGCCGACCTCACCTACGCCTGGCCGACGAACGAGATCGCGGTGATGGGCGCCGAAGGCGCGGCCAACGTCATCTTCCGCAAGCAGATCGCCGACGCCGAGGACCCCGACGCCATGCGGGCCCGCATGGTCAAGGAGTACAAGGCCGAGCTGATGCACCCCTACTACGCGGCCGAGCGCGGCCTCGTGGACGACGTCATCGACCCGGCCGAGACCCGCGAGGTCCTCATCGCGTCCCTCGCGATGCTGCGGACGAAGCACGCCGACCTGCCCTCGCGCAAGCACGGCAACCCGCCGCAGTAA
- a CDS encoding polysaccharide lyase 8 family protein: MPSLPPWSRRTFLATAGAGALTLTAVPYANAAPSAAGTATAAAEGSDDEFATLRGRWLDLALGTGYDATAEPYATQLKATGQLATTFRASMAPADKSLWPDSPFDPPAGITQSYTRLWTMTQAYLQDGTGLTGDAGLLADVITGIDHVSAKIYNTTTTVYGNWWEWQIGSPRLLMDLVAALHDHLTDTQIQAACAAVDHFIPDSVLADYSGTSTGANRVDLCRSVAMRGVNGRSPEKIALARDALSPVFPYVTKSDGLYPDGSFIQHTTIAYSGTYGQVMLDGLGRLFTLLAGSTWDVTDPNRQIILDSVENAYAPVIYNGLAMDSVNGRAVSRGYLASDDQHVMRSDHFHGKGLIAAMAVIAGGASDAERLRWQGMIKGWIERDTTTPILTSPQFGVADLSRLRAVADAPVAAAPEPVAHRLFTSMDRAVHRRHGWAANISMSSERISYYECGNGENPHGWHTGAGMLYWWPGKQANDQYTDWFWPTVDPYRMPGTTVSTKRLADNAGGEWGAAKPAVQWVGGASDGEFAAVGQQVKGLLSTLQARKSWFCVADTVICLGAGITATDGVPVETVVDNRNLGADGKGAFTLDDRRRPRWAHLAGHGGWVFPGGTDALHTLREARTGAWHDINTTSSTERQTRTFQTLWLDHGTDPVDASYAYLLMPGASRRTLAARADDHGWLEVLANTAARQAVSVRSLGLTAANFWQAGKVGPLTASAPASVLVRRKQRTATLHISEPPRTGKPVEIVWKQPVRRVTSADPSVQVVSTGRSLRLRITPGTAGATHACEIVLG, encoded by the coding sequence GTGCCCTCGCTGCCCCCTTGGTCCCGCCGTACGTTTCTCGCCACCGCGGGCGCCGGTGCGCTCACCCTGACGGCCGTGCCGTACGCGAACGCCGCCCCGTCCGCCGCCGGGACGGCGACGGCCGCCGCCGAGGGCTCCGACGACGAGTTCGCGACGCTCCGCGGCCGCTGGCTGGACCTGGCGCTCGGCACCGGTTACGACGCGACCGCCGAGCCGTACGCGACCCAGCTCAAGGCGACCGGCCAACTCGCCACGACGTTCCGGGCGTCGATGGCTCCGGCGGACAAGTCCCTCTGGCCGGACTCCCCGTTCGACCCGCCGGCCGGCATCACCCAGAGCTACACCCGGCTGTGGACGATGACCCAGGCGTACCTCCAGGACGGCACCGGGCTCACCGGCGACGCCGGGCTGCTCGCCGATGTGATCACCGGCATCGACCATGTCTCCGCGAAGATCTACAACACCACGACCACGGTCTACGGCAACTGGTGGGAGTGGCAGATCGGCAGCCCCCGGCTGCTGATGGACCTGGTGGCCGCCCTCCACGACCACCTCACCGACACGCAGATCCAGGCCGCGTGCGCGGCCGTGGACCACTTCATCCCCGACTCGGTGCTCGCCGACTACTCCGGCACATCGACCGGCGCCAACCGGGTCGACCTCTGCCGCTCGGTCGCCATGCGCGGGGTGAACGGCCGCTCCCCGGAGAAGATCGCGCTGGCCCGCGACGCGCTCTCGCCCGTCTTCCCGTACGTCACCAAGAGCGACGGGCTCTACCCCGACGGCTCGTTCATCCAGCACACGACGATCGCCTACTCGGGCACGTACGGCCAGGTCATGCTGGACGGCCTCGGCCGGCTCTTCACCCTGCTCGCGGGCTCCACCTGGGACGTCACCGATCCCAATCGGCAGATCATCCTGGACAGCGTCGAGAACGCCTACGCGCCGGTCATCTACAACGGCCTGGCCATGGACAGCGTCAACGGGCGGGCGGTCAGCCGCGGTTACCTCGCGAGTGACGACCAGCACGTGATGCGCAGCGACCACTTCCACGGGAAGGGCCTGATCGCCGCCATGGCGGTGATAGCGGGCGGTGCGTCCGATGCCGAGCGGCTGCGCTGGCAGGGAATGATCAAGGGCTGGATCGAGCGGGACACCACGACCCCGATCCTCACCTCGCCGCAGTTCGGCGTCGCCGACCTCTCCCGGCTCCGGGCGGTCGCCGACGCCCCGGTGGCGGCAGCCCCCGAACCGGTCGCCCACCGCCTCTTCACCTCCATGGACCGCGCAGTACACCGCCGCCACGGCTGGGCGGCGAACATCTCGATGTCCTCCGAGCGGATCTCGTACTACGAGTGCGGCAACGGCGAGAACCCGCACGGCTGGCACACCGGCGCCGGAATGCTCTACTGGTGGCCCGGAAAGCAGGCGAACGACCAGTACACGGACTGGTTCTGGCCGACCGTCGACCCGTACCGGATGCCGGGAACCACCGTGTCCACCAAGCGACTTGCCGACAATGCGGGCGGCGAGTGGGGCGCCGCCAAACCAGCCGTCCAGTGGGTGGGCGGAGCGAGCGACGGGGAGTTCGCGGCCGTGGGCCAGCAGGTGAAGGGGCTGCTCTCCACCCTCCAGGCCCGCAAGTCCTGGTTCTGCGTCGCGGACACCGTGATCTGCCTGGGCGCGGGGATCACCGCCACCGACGGCGTCCCGGTCGAGACGGTGGTCGACAACCGCAACCTCGGCGCCGACGGCAAGGGCGCGTTCACCCTGGACGACCGCCGCCGTCCGCGCTGGGCGCACCTCGCGGGCCACGGCGGCTGGGTCTTCCCCGGTGGTACGGACGCGCTGCACACCCTGCGCGAGGCCCGCACCGGGGCCTGGCACGACATCAACACCACCAGCTCGACCGAGCGGCAGACCCGGACCTTCCAGACCCTCTGGCTCGACCACGGCACGGACCCGGTGGACGCCTCGTACGCGTACCTGCTGATGCCCGGCGCCTCCCGCCGTACGCTCGCGGCCCGCGCTGACGACCACGGCTGGCTGGAGGTACTGGCCAATACGGCGGCCCGGCAGGCGGTCTCCGTCCGCTCGCTCGGTCTGACCGCCGCGAACTTCTGGCAGGCGGGTAAAGTGGGCCCGCTCACCGCCTCCGCTCCGGCGAGCGTGCTGGTGCGGCGCAAGCAGCGCACCGCGACCCTGCACATCAGCGAGCCGCCGCGGACCGGAAAGCCGGTGGAGATCGTCTGGAAGCAGCCGGTACGCCGGGTGACCAGCGCCGATCCCTCCGTGCAGGTGGTCTCGACCGGGCGGTCGCTGCGGCTCCGGATCACCCCGGGCACGGCGGGCGCGACCCACGCCTGCGAGATCGTCCTCGGCTGA
- a CDS encoding endo-alpha-N-acetylgalactosaminidase family protein, producing the protein MPRRHRSACALVAASSAVFALAGPLSPASGAAPAAGAAGGEAVIGSAQLSVAVARDFPRIVSYTDRGTGSRLLAGVRPVTAVTLNGKAYPVQVKGAPAVRAASAAYTLTFAALPGVEIDARLSVSGRATTFKVTAVRDTAAFRVGTIDIPGQDLVSVGSDDAGAATAFTRLDADSTRTADVFGKVTADTEPDASPVGSTYAIVSTGRLAAAVESNSSYDKPAGATGGDAARFWHQARKEADGSVRVGVRSGQWTYRGDGAAKPETGNNLPWAKVVVTPDANGDKTVDWQDGAVAFRTIAIEPKGGNETPDRVITHIPFNFASQATHPFLRTLDDVKRISLATDGLGQLALLKGYQSEGHDSAHPDYGGNYNTRAGGLTDLNRLLKDGKKWGATFGAHINATEAYPVAHHFDDSLVDKSAQGWNWLDQSYYIDQRHDINSGDLTRRLQQLRNETGPNLSLLYLDVYYTHGWIADKTAEAVRKQGWNLASEWADKFERDTLWSHWANDLDYGDAHNKGLNSKIIRFIRNDEKDVWNDDPVLGQTAIQEFEGWTGETDWTKFYDTVWQKDLPAKYLQHQKITRWDGDDITFTGGVTGTVKDGRRAVYDHGRQVVDGSDYLIPWDGGKKLYHYNKTGGTTSWEVPGSGKYTVYKLTDNGRTKVATVRPAKGRITLTAAAGQPYVLYPDRAPAQAGPRWGQGTLVRDPGFNDAKLSDWQRTGTAVRDTDSQGRNSAALSGSGTAAVSQKIKGLRAGARYSASAWIEVQPGRSRRTTLSAGGRTVAVERSTAKNMVAASDWHGTYFQRAAVHFTAPDNGATTLRIEAAKGSAATVRLDDIRVVANAPAVRAGTVASEDFEHVDQGWGPFLKGDAGGDTDPRTHIAQKHAPYTQAGWNGKAVDDVIGGGQSLKSHEENTGLVYRTAPWTVPMTEGHVYQVRFDYQSSDADAYAWVDGYDRTTGSGAASVQTRSTPLGRQRTTGHFSERLTAGCGDTFTGLRKAEGAPDGADFVLDDFTVTDLGPAAEKAACGTLSVDPAGQPLEPGAKNKVSVTFTNYEATAATGVSVSLDLPAGWRAEPAGPVTFDTVAPGAGATGSWQVIPPADAAHQPYELKSTGSYTVGGSTRKLTASAPVRTLPPPPTTDSYASDLDWTSMENGWGPAEKDMDNGETAAGDGTPLTIGGTVYAKGLGTASPGTIRYYLGGRCTSFTAQAGLDSSQGTRGSVRFSVAADGTEKVKSPVLKGADGAWSLTADVAGAKYVDLVTGDGGDGPGNDHADWGDARFHCGG; encoded by the coding sequence ATGCCCCGAAGACACAGATCCGCATGCGCGCTCGTCGCCGCGTCCTCCGCCGTATTCGCCCTGGCCGGCCCCCTGTCGCCCGCCTCCGGCGCCGCGCCCGCGGCCGGCGCCGCCGGGGGTGAGGCCGTCATCGGCTCGGCTCAGCTCTCCGTGGCCGTTGCCAGGGACTTCCCCCGGATCGTCTCGTACACGGACCGCGGCACCGGATCGCGGCTGCTCGCGGGCGTGCGGCCGGTCACCGCCGTCACCCTCAACGGCAAGGCGTACCCGGTCCAGGTGAAGGGCGCGCCCGCCGTCCGGGCCGCGTCCGCCGCGTACACCCTCACCTTCGCCGCCCTGCCCGGGGTCGAGATCGACGCGAGGCTGTCCGTGTCGGGGCGGGCCACCACGTTCAAGGTGACGGCCGTACGGGACACCGCGGCGTTCCGGGTCGGGACCATCGACATCCCCGGCCAGGACCTGGTCTCGGTGGGGTCGGACGACGCGGGAGCGGCCACCGCCTTCACCCGGCTCGACGCGGACTCGACCCGTACCGCCGATGTCTTCGGCAAGGTCACGGCGGACACCGAGCCCGACGCCTCACCGGTCGGCTCGACGTACGCCATCGTCAGCACCGGCCGGCTGGCCGCGGCGGTCGAGTCCAACTCCTCGTACGACAAGCCGGCCGGCGCCACCGGCGGCGACGCCGCCCGCTTCTGGCACCAGGCGCGGAAGGAGGCCGACGGCAGCGTGCGGGTCGGCGTCCGGTCCGGGCAGTGGACCTACCGGGGCGACGGCGCCGCGAAGCCGGAGACCGGGAACAACCTGCCCTGGGCGAAGGTCGTCGTCACTCCCGACGCCAACGGGGACAAGACCGTCGACTGGCAGGACGGCGCCGTCGCCTTCCGCACGATCGCCATCGAGCCCAAGGGCGGGAACGAGACCCCGGACCGGGTGATCACCCACATCCCGTTCAACTTCGCCAGCCAGGCCACCCACCCCTTCCTGCGCACGCTGGACGACGTCAAGCGCATCTCGCTCGCCACGGACGGACTCGGCCAGCTGGCGCTGCTGAAGGGCTACCAGTCGGAGGGCCACGACTCGGCGCACCCCGACTACGGCGGCAACTACAACACCCGGGCCGGGGGCCTCACCGACCTCAACAGGCTGCTCAAGGACGGCAAGAAGTGGGGTGCCACCTTCGGCGCGCACATCAATGCCACCGAGGCCTACCCGGTCGCCCACCACTTCGACGACAGCCTGGTCGACAAGAGCGCGCAGGGCTGGAACTGGCTGGACCAGAGCTACTACATCGACCAGCGCCACGACATCAACAGCGGCGACCTGACGCGCAGGCTCCAGCAGCTGCGGAACGAGACCGGCCCCAACCTCTCGCTGCTCTACCTGGACGTCTACTACACCCACGGCTGGATCGCGGACAAGACCGCCGAGGCCGTGCGCAAGCAGGGCTGGAACCTGGCGTCCGAGTGGGCGGACAAGTTCGAGCGGGACACGCTCTGGTCGCACTGGGCCAATGACCTGGACTACGGCGACGCCCACAACAAGGGCCTCAACTCGAAGATCATCCGGTTCATCCGGAACGACGAGAAGGACGTCTGGAACGACGATCCGGTCCTCGGCCAGACCGCCATCCAGGAGTTCGAGGGCTGGACGGGCGAGACCGACTGGACGAAGTTCTACGACACCGTCTGGCAGAAGGACCTTCCCGCCAAGTACCTCCAGCACCAGAAGATCACCCGCTGGGACGGCGACGACATCACCTTCACCGGCGGGGTGACCGGCACGGTCAAGGACGGCAGACGCGCCGTCTACGACCACGGGCGGCAGGTCGTCGACGGGAGCGACTACCTGATCCCGTGGGACGGCGGCAAGAAGCTCTACCACTACAACAAGACCGGCGGCACGACCAGTTGGGAGGTGCCGGGGAGCGGTAAGTACACCGTCTACAAGCTCACCGACAACGGCCGCACCAAGGTCGCCACGGTCAGGCCGGCCAAGGGGCGGATCACTCTGACGGCGGCCGCGGGTCAGCCGTACGTGCTCTACCCGGACCGCGCCCCGGCCCAGGCCGGCCCCCGCTGGGGCCAGGGCACCCTGGTCAGGGACCCCGGCTTCAACGACGCGAAGCTGAGCGACTGGCAGCGGACCGGCACCGCCGTGCGGGACACCGACAGCCAGGGCCGCAACAGCGCGGCGCTCTCCGGCAGCGGCACGGCAGCCGTCTCCCAGAAGATCAAGGGACTCAGGGCCGGAGCCCGCTACTCCGCCTCCGCCTGGATCGAGGTGCAGCCCGGCAGGTCGAGACGTACGACGCTCTCGGCGGGCGGGAGGACGGTGGCCGTCGAGCGGTCGACCGCGAAGAACATGGTCGCCGCGTCCGACTGGCACGGCACGTACTTCCAGCGGGCCGCGGTCCACTTCACCGCGCCGGACAACGGCGCCACCACGCTCCGGATCGAGGCCGCGAAGGGCTCGGCGGCCACGGTCCGGCTCGACGACATCCGGGTCGTGGCGAACGCACCCGCGGTCAGGGCCGGGACGGTCGCGTCCGAGGACTTCGAACACGTCGACCAGGGCTGGGGCCCCTTCCTCAAGGGTGACGCGGGCGGCGACACCGACCCCCGCACCCACATCGCGCAGAAGCACGCCCCGTACACCCAGGCAGGGTGGAACGGGAAGGCCGTCGACGACGTCATCGGCGGCGGCCAGTCGCTGAAGTCGCACGAGGAGAACACCGGCCTCGTCTACCGGACCGCGCCGTGGACCGTCCCGATGACCGAAGGCCACGTGTACCAGGTGCGGTTCGACTACCAGTCGAGCGACGCGGACGCCTACGCGTGGGTCGACGGCTACGACCGCACGACGGGCTCCGGCGCCGCGTCGGTGCAGACCCGGAGCACCCCACTCGGCAGGCAGCGGACCACCGGGCACTTCAGCGAGCGGCTCACGGCCGGGTGCGGGGACACCTTCACCGGGCTGCGCAAGGCCGAAGGCGCTCCGGACGGGGCCGACTTCGTGCTCGACGACTTCACGGTGACCGACCTGGGCCCGGCGGCCGAAAAGGCAGCCTGCGGCACGCTCTCCGTCGACCCGGCCGGCCAGCCCCTGGAACCGGGTGCGAAGAACAAGGTCTCGGTCACCTTCACCAACTACGAGGCGACGGCCGCGACCGGCGTCTCGGTGAGCCTGGACCTCCCCGCCGGCTGGAGGGCCGAGCCCGCGGGGCCGGTCACCTTCGACACCGTCGCGCCGGGCGCCGGGGCCACCGGCAGCTGGCAGGTCATCCCGCCGGCCGACGCCGCCCACCAGCCCTACGAGCTGAAGTCCACCGGCTCGTACACGGTCGGCGGCAGCACCCGGAAGCTGACGGCGTCCGCCCCGGTGCGCACGCTCCCGCCGCCGCCCACCACGGACAGCTACGCGAGCGACCTCGACTGGACGTCCATGGAGAACGGCTGGGGACCGGCCGAGAAGGACATGGACAACGGTGAGACGGCGGCGGGCGACGGCACTCCGCTGACCATCGGCGGCACGGTGTACGCCAAGGGGCTCGGCACCGCGTCGCCCGGCACCATCCGTTACTACCTGGGCGGCCGCTGCACCTCCTTCACCGCGCAGGCGGGTCTTGACAGCTCGCAGGGGACGCGCGGCAGCGTGCGGTTCAGCGTGGCCGCCGACGGGACGGAGAAGGTGAAGTCGCCGGTGCTCAAGGGCGCCGACGGCGCCTGGTCGCTGACGGCCGACGTGGCCGGGGCGAAGTACGTCGACCTGGTGACGGGCGACGGCGGCGACGGGCCGGGTAACGACCACGCGGACTGGGGCGACGCCCGCTTCCACTGCGGCGGCTGA
- a CDS encoding YceI family protein, translating to MALFNRKSPTAPATNATLPVDPALAALSGDYGIDPAHSAISFTVRHAMVTNVRGSFTEHEGTLHLDGSDPSKSTAAIDVRIESIDTGIADRDGHLRGGDFFDAEQFPHMTFRSTRAEQLGGDTYRITGDLTIKDVTKPLSIDLEFNGSATDVYGNQRVGFEGSTEILRSDWGLTWNAALETGGVMVSDKVKLAFDISAVKSA from the coding sequence ATGGCTCTGTTCAACCGCAAGTCCCCCACCGCCCCGGCCACCAACGCCACCCTCCCGGTGGACCCCGCCCTGGCCGCCCTGTCCGGTGACTACGGCATCGACCCGGCGCACAGCGCCATCAGCTTCACCGTGCGCCACGCCATGGTGACCAACGTGCGCGGCTCCTTCACCGAGCACGAGGGCACGCTCCACCTGGACGGCTCGGACCCGTCGAAGTCCACCGCGGCCATCGACGTCCGGATCGAGAGCATCGACACCGGCATCGCGGACCGTGACGGACACCTGCGCGGCGGGGACTTCTTCGACGCCGAGCAGTTCCCGCACATGACGTTCCGCTCGACGCGCGCCGAGCAGCTCGGCGGCGACACGTACCGCATCACCGGCGACCTGACCATCAAGGACGTCACGAAGCCGCTCTCCATCGACCTGGAGTTCAACGGCTCGGCCACCGACGTCTACGGCAACCAGCGCGTCGGCTTCGAGGGCAGCACCGAGATCCTGCGCTCCGACTGGGGCCTGACCTGGAACGCCGCCCTGGAGACCGGCGGCGTCATGGTCAGCGACAAGGTCAAGCTGGCCTTCGACATCTCGGCCGTCAAGTCCGCCTGA